From the Desulfosarcina sp. BuS5 genome, one window contains:
- a CDS encoding ferritin-like domain-containing protein — protein sequence MGYDFNMDEIFEMAEQIEKNGAKFYRKAAEEIAESSNKDLLLDLAQMEDQHQKTFASLRTQLSKDENAPTVFDPDGEAALYLRALADIRIFFEKEIDVTSMEKILKEALLAEKDSIVFYLGMKDLVPDDLGKEKIDQIIKEEMAHIKLLSNKLVALKQQ from the coding sequence ATGGGATACGATTTTAACATGGACGAAATATTTGAAATGGCTGAACAGATCGAAAAAAACGGCGCTAAATTCTATAGAAAGGCTGCTGAAGAAATCGCAGAGTCTTCAAACAAAGATCTTCTTCTCGATCTTGCCCAAATGGAAGATCAGCATCAAAAAACCTTCGCGTCTCTAAGAACTCAGCTTTCGAAAGATGAAAATGCGCCGACCGTCTTTGATCCTGACGGCGAAGCCGCTCTTTATCTTCGTGCCTTGGCGGATATACGGATATTTTTCGAAAAGGAGATCGACGTTACATCCATGGAAAAAATACTGAAGGAAGCCCTGTTAGCCGAGAAAGACTCTATAGTATTTTATCTTGGAATGAAGGATCTTGTTCCGGATGACCTTGGAAAAGAAAAGATTGATCAGATTATTAAAGAGGAAATGGCACACATAAAACTACTCAGCAACAAGCTTGTTGCTTTAAAACAACAATAA
- a CDS encoding NUDIX hydrolase, whose protein sequence is MPEKTNCHFCGSLLTKKFYDGRDRLFCEKCNEPIYENPLPATCVVLVDDNDRLLLVKRSVEPKIGHWCLPGGFIEIGELPEKAALRELKEETSLSGRIETLLGVTATTSSHYSSILMVGYLVKKYSGTPLAGDDAIDAAFFEHNKLPEIAFDSHRSFARIYYAAYR, encoded by the coding sequence ATGCCTGAAAAAACAAATTGTCATTTTTGCGGTTCATTACTTACAAAAAAATTTTACGACGGCCGTGATCGTCTTTTTTGTGAAAAATGTAATGAACCTATCTACGAAAACCCGCTGCCGGCCACATGCGTTGTGCTTGTCGACGACAATGATAGGTTGTTGCTGGTAAAGCGCAGCGTTGAGCCGAAAATCGGCCACTGGTGTCTGCCCGGCGGGTTTATTGAAATCGGGGAATTACCGGAAAAGGCTGCCTTGAGAGAACTTAAAGAAGAGACAAGTCTGTCGGGACGGATTGAGACACTCCTTGGCGTTACAGCCACCACCAGTTCTCATTATAGTTCCATCCTGATGGTGGGTTATCTGGTTAAAAAATATTCAGGAACTCCGTTGGCCGGCGATGATGCAATAGATGCGGCTTTTTTTGAGCATAACAAGCTGCCCGAGATTGCATTTGACAGTCACCGAAGTTTTGCCAGAATATATTACGCAGCTTATCGTTGA
- a CDS encoding DVU0772 family protein, translated as MLQFKDLKKDRNLINEIDWEMTPEEAVRLYLEWGNNSWTGNKYPVRSKNDVSHYFVVNTWKETPKIFLIKRNSEEAEELAEFEMPEDIKKKFLGSNGRLKGVYSLEGYVKKWLQKELGRI; from the coding sequence ATGTTACAATTTAAAGATTTAAAAAAGGATAGAAATCTTATTAATGAAATAGACTGGGAAATGACTCCCGAAGAGGCGGTAAGACTTTATCTTGAATGGGGCAATAATAGCTGGACCGGGAATAAGTACCCGGTTCGTTCAAAAAATGATGTTTCACATTATTTTGTGGTAAATACATGGAAGGAAACACCGAAAATTTTTTTAATAAAAAGAAATTCAGAGGAGGCTGAAGAGCTGGCCGAGTTTGAAATGCCTGAAGATATCAAAAAAAAATTTCTGGGCAGCAATGGACGACTTAAAGGTGTTTATTCGCTTGAAGGATATGTGAAAAAGTGGTTACAAAAGGAACTTGGACGTATATAA
- the dfsP gene encoding DUF166 family (seleno)protein DfsP — MHKNNNTKTQHILVFQQNGSGKSKIRGIRKYGGDLFRLETCSIDEDLPPVVDDSSGYLPDDIKADLVLDYLKHLDLSHDLARMCMKKNIPVVSPGKKMRLPGVFIPPTUCWLSRQVCLGTYGEKFGAPEFTVKVSDGKFVDITIKRGAPCGATWDAIRRVLNMQVEEGIIRMGIEAQFFCTADPAGWDPIYAKSPVHLAGQIHAAALEKAVEAQLPVYDSETVKVSHQR; from the coding sequence ATGCATAAAAATAATAACACAAAAACTCAACATATCCTGGTTTTTCAGCAAAACGGCAGCGGAAAAAGCAAGATAAGAGGTATCAGGAAATATGGTGGCGATCTTTTCAGGCTGGAGACTTGCTCCATTGATGAAGATCTTCCTCCGGTCGTGGACGACTCTTCCGGATATCTGCCGGATGATATAAAGGCGGATCTGGTTCTTGATTATCTAAAACATCTTGATCTTTCCCACGATCTGGCAAGAATGTGTATGAAAAAAAATATTCCTGTTGTCAGTCCCGGGAAAAAAATGCGCTTACCGGGAGTCTTTATACCTCCTACCTGATGTTGGCTTTCCAGGCAGGTCTGCCTGGGAACCTATGGTGAAAAATTCGGCGCGCCTGAATTCACAGTTAAGGTGTCTGATGGTAAATTTGTTGATATTACCATAAAAAGAGGAGCTCCCTGCGGAGCAACCTGGGATGCTATCCGGCGAGTGCTGAATATGCAGGTTGAAGAAGGAATAATCAGAATGGGCATTGAAGCACAGTTTTTCTGCACTGCCGACCCGGCCGGATGGGATCCCATATACGCAAAAAGTCCAGTCCATTTGGCAGGCCAGATACATGCTGCAGCGCTTGAAAAAGCAGTTGAGGCTCAACTACCAGTTTATGATTCTGAAACTGTAAAAGTCTCGCATCAACGATAA
- a CDS encoding FAD:protein FMN transferase yields MYHFMLVFIVTLFSCYGCSGNDYTIIAGNTMGTSYHIKIFSRSFNNVSRLKNKINQRLDEINQSMSTYIGESEISRFNRSRASGEKNYISDDFFNVMKIAEKIYHITDGAWDGTVKPLVHLWGFDDSTITGSVPEQKSIEKALLKTGFNKIEVSEKKFIVKNEAQVTLDLASIAKGYAVDQIGQVIKNHGISDFIVEIGGEVYASGFKKNDKKWQIGINTPEKNAGFEKVYKKISLINKALATSGDYRQFFETKGIRYSHVINPRTGYPVSNGVVSVSILADECILADGLATAVMVMGMEKGLELINSLDGVECLIIIREDDGSFSDYATSGFITS; encoded by the coding sequence ATGTATCATTTTATGCTGGTTTTTATTGTAACCCTGTTTTCGTGCTATGGTTGCAGCGGCAATGACTATACAATTATTGCCGGCAATACAATGGGGACAAGCTATCATATAAAAATTTTTTCAAGATCGTTCAATAATGTTTCAAGGCTAAAAAATAAAATAAATCAACGTCTTGATGAGATAAATCAGAGCATGTCAACTTATATCGGCGAAAGTGAAATCAGCAGGTTTAACCGCTCCAGGGCATCGGGGGAAAAAAATTATATTTCAGATGACTTCTTTAATGTAATGAAAATTGCCGAAAAAATTTATCATATTACCGACGGAGCATGGGATGGCACTGTTAAGCCTCTTGTGCATCTTTGGGGGTTCGATGATTCAACAATAACAGGATCGGTTCCTGAACAGAAATCGATAGAAAAAGCATTATTAAAGACAGGTTTTAATAAAATAGAAGTTTCAGAAAAAAAATTTATAGTGAAAAATGAGGCTCAAGTCACTTTGGATCTTGCTTCAATTGCAAAGGGTTATGCTGTAGATCAGATAGGGCAAGTTATCAAAAATCACGGTATTTCTGATTTTATAGTGGAGATCGGGGGGGAGGTTTACGCGTCGGGATTTAAAAAAAATGACAAAAAGTGGCAAATCGGCATCAACACCCCTGAAAAAAATGCCGGGTTTGAAAAAGTGTACAAAAAAATATCTCTAATAAACAAAGCCCTTGCAACCAGCGGTGATTACCGGCAATTTTTTGAAACTAAGGGAATCCGCTATTCTCATGTTATTAATCCAAGAACAGGATACCCAGTGAGCAACGGAGTGGTAAGCGTTTCAATCCTGGCGGATGAATGCATCCTGGCAGACGGACTTGCAACCGCCGTTATGGTAATGGGAATGGAAAAAGGGCTTGAACTTATCAACAGTTTAGACGGAGTGGAATGCCTTATTATTATCCGCGAAGATGACGGTTCATTCTCCGACTATGCCACAAGCGGTTTTATTACATCATGA
- a CDS encoding flavodoxin domain-containing protein yields MSKAIIIYSTRAGQTKAIGELVAEGLRIAAVDVTMADVKDIKKEGDLAGYDAYVFGSATYHGDMINTMKTFLFLAEKADLEGKVGGSFGAFGWSGEAPDRIYDTMKNIYKMNMVSGSLRLKSSYLSGGIAMAQDYGKEIAAKIGA; encoded by the coding sequence ATGTCAAAAGCGATTATTATTTATTCAACCAGGGCCGGTCAGACAAAAGCCATCGGCGAGCTTGTTGCCGAAGGTCTGCGTATCGCGGCGGTTGATGTAACAATGGCTGATGTAAAAGATATTAAAAAGGAAGGGGACCTTGCCGGCTACGATGCATACGTATTTGGATCTGCAACCTATCACGGCGATATGATTAATACTATGAAAACTTTTCTGTTCCTGGCCGAAAAAGCCGATCTGGAGGGTAAGGTCGGGGGATCTTTCGGCGCCTTTGGGTGGAGTGGTGAAGCCCCCGACCGCATCTATGACACCATGAAAAATATTTATAAAATGAATATGGTCAGCGGCTCTTTAAGACTTAAATCCAGCTATCTTAGCGGAGGCATCGCGATGGCCCAGGATTACGGGAAGGAAATCGCAGCTAAAATCGGGGCATAA
- a CDS encoding acetate--CoA ligase family protein: MNNLDAIFSPESVAVVGASSKPGKVGHDIFKNILWGGYTGTLYPVNPKAKSILCVKALPGLLNIEDKVDLAMLIIPPKLIIKAVEDCIKKGVKGIVVVSAGFREVGKEGLEIENRIAAMCRAAGIRLVGPNCLGVINPHSSIRMNASFAARMPAVGNISFISQSGALCTAVLDFADDRGFGFSKFISIGNKADVDEFDLLRYYHNDPDTDVIMMYIEELRLCGQEFIDEIKEITSGNNPTPILVIKSGKTSAGAAAASSHTGAIAGTEAVYDAIFEEAGIIRVDTVNELFDYAEAFIPKKIPRSNSIAIVTNAGGPGIVATDMTESAGLKLAKLGKETVNALKSHLPATANTHNPIDVIGDASMERYEKALDAVIKDENVDGAMVILTPQSMTDVTGTAEAVVKIAKRTSKPVVCSFMGIFDVSAGVKILQQHHIPTYTFPENAAKALGILNTRSKWLNRQILAQYEFKHAKEKAGEIIKGCFNRKQMYLGELDGLEVLKSYGFTTLTTILAKDEEEAAKTADRIGYPVVMKIVSPQIIHKSDAGGVKVGLKNEDEARRAFRDIVKSANAFNPDAAIDGVLVQEMARPGHEVILGMNRYPVFGPLIMFGMGGIFVEIFKDVVFRIAPIGRNNARTMVKSVKVFPMLDGFRGTPKADIEALQQMIVSLSDLVLDNPEIRELDINPLLVHEDGQGVTVADVRIILSEPDPECALAKNC; this comes from the coding sequence ATGAATAATCTTGATGCGATTTTTTCACCTGAGTCTGTAGCTGTTGTGGGGGCGTCATCCAAACCGGGAAAGGTCGGTCATGATATTTTCAAAAATATCCTTTGGGGAGGTTACACCGGCACCCTTTATCCTGTAAACCCGAAAGCAAAATCAATTTTGTGCGTAAAAGCACTGCCCGGTCTGCTGAATATAGAAGACAAGGTTGATCTTGCAATGCTGATTATTCCTCCAAAACTGATCATAAAGGCTGTGGAAGACTGCATTAAAAAAGGCGTAAAAGGAATAGTGGTTGTCTCTGCCGGATTTCGTGAGGTTGGAAAGGAAGGCCTTGAAATAGAAAACAGGATTGCCGCTATGTGCAGGGCGGCAGGTATACGCCTTGTGGGCCCAAACTGCCTGGGTGTTATTAATCCCCATTCATCAATCAGGATGAATGCAAGTTTTGCTGCGAGAATGCCTGCCGTCGGAAATATATCTTTTATTTCCCAAAGCGGCGCTTTATGCACGGCTGTTCTGGATTTTGCCGACGACAGAGGGTTTGGATTTTCCAAATTTATATCAATCGGCAACAAGGCCGATGTGGATGAATTTGATCTTTTGAGATACTATCATAATGATCCTGACACTGATGTAATAATGATGTATATAGAAGAGCTGAGGCTTTGCGGTCAGGAGTTTATCGATGAAATCAAAGAAATAACTTCCGGAAATAACCCTACTCCTATCCTTGTTATAAAATCCGGAAAAACATCTGCCGGAGCAGCCGCCGCATCATCCCATACCGGCGCAATAGCCGGGACGGAGGCTGTATATGATGCCATTTTTGAAGAAGCGGGAATTATCCGGGTGGATACAGTAAACGAGCTTTTTGATTATGCTGAAGCTTTTATTCCAAAAAAAATTCCACGCAGCAACAGTATAGCAATTGTAACCAATGCAGGAGGCCCCGGTATTGTTGCCACGGATATGACAGAATCAGCAGGACTTAAACTGGCAAAGCTGGGGAAGGAAACTGTCAATGCACTTAAAAGCCATCTCCCGGCAACTGCAAACACTCATAACCCAATAGACGTTATCGGTGATGCATCAATGGAAAGATATGAAAAGGCGCTTGATGCGGTCATAAAGGATGAAAATGTTGACGGCGCCATGGTTATTCTTACTCCCCAGTCCATGACGGATGTCACGGGAACTGCAGAAGCTGTTGTTAAAATTGCAAAGCGTACTTCAAAGCCGGTTGTATGCAGTTTTATGGGAATATTTGATGTTTCGGCAGGAGTTAAAATATTGCAGCAGCATCATATCCCCACCTACACTTTTCCGGAAAATGCAGCCAAAGCCCTTGGAATTTTAAACACCCGTTCCAAATGGCTGAACAGGCAAATCCTTGCGCAGTATGAGTTTAAACATGCTAAAGAAAAGGCCGGGGAAATTATTAAAGGCTGCTTTAATAGAAAACAGATGTATCTTGGAGAGCTGGATGGCCTGGAAGTTTTAAAAAGCTATGGCTTTACTACACTAACCACAATCCTGGCCAAAGATGAAGAAGAAGCTGCAAAAACAGCGGATCGTATAGGTTATCCGGTTGTTATGAAAATAGTCTCTCCACAGATAATCCATAAATCTGATGCCGGGGGAGTAAAAGTCGGTCTGAAAAATGAAGATGAAGCAAGGAGAGCCTTCAGGGATATTGTTAAAAGTGCAAATGCGTTTAATCCTGATGCGGCAATCGATGGCGTGCTTGTACAGGAAATGGCCCGGCCGGGACATGAAGTGATTCTTGGAATGAACAGGTACCCGGTTTTCGGTCCGCTTATCATGTTCGGAATGGGTGGAATATTTGTTGAAATATTCAAGGATGTCGTCTTCAGGATAGCCCCTATTGGCAGGAATAACGCCCGAACTATGGTAAAAAGCGTAAAAGTTTTTCCCATGCTTGATGGCTTCAGGGGCACCCCCAAAGCTGATATTGAAGCGCTTCAGCAAATGATTGTCAGCCTTTCCGATCTTGTATTGGATAACCCCGAGATACGGGAACTTGATATAAACCCTCTGCTTGTACATGAAGATGGACAGGGAGTTACGGTTGCGGATGTACGAATTATTTTATCAGAACCGGACCCTGAGTGTGCCCTTGCAAAAAACTGCTGA
- a CDS encoding penicillin-binding protein 1A — MSLNKRYIVFIIIIITGCLAGVTIGVFLAITRDLPQIKSLETYRPSAVTRIYSSDNILLAELFAEKRDPVPIEDIPAFLKEALVATEDRNFYNHIGIDLKGIMRAIIKDIMAGKFVEGASTITQQLTKTLFLTPRKTLMRKIKEALLALQLERRYTKNEILELYLNQVYFGSGAYGVESAARIFFEKSVKELNLAESALIAGMPKAPSVYSPLINPELAIKRRNIVLKQMLQTDIINKKAYKNAIKEAMHPAASDLKSVKAPYFIGYIKKILEKNLSSSILYKGGLRITTTLAYNLQQNAEHAVARGLSALENRMIINGIKEPAPQAALVALDVRTGGILAMVGGKDFYKSPFNRATSAKRQPGSAFKPVIYALAIERGFSQNSMILDAPVFFKGVDRDWKPENFSKDYKGEITFRKALALSKNIPAVRLMKKLGPSSVVQFAHSMGIESYMPADLSLALGTSETTLLNLTSVYAVFPNKGNMIKPYGVIEVSDSSGRIIMRAKPKKNAAMSRAGAAIITDMLRAVVTEGTGKKAKKLSRPVGGKTGTTNNYKDALFIGFSPTVAAGVWVGQDRMVNLGKGETGARAALPIWIDFMEKILEESPAYYFDMPDDVVRLYMDTVTGDIKSEAEPGTVSSLFIKK, encoded by the coding sequence ATGAGTTTAAACAAAAGATATATTGTTTTTATAATAATAATTATTACAGGATGTTTAGCAGGTGTGACCATAGGCGTTTTTTTAGCCATTACACGCGACCTTCCCCAGATAAAATCTCTTGAGACCTACAGGCCGTCCGCAGTTACCAGAATATATTCATCTGATAATATACTCCTTGCGGAACTGTTTGCGGAAAAAAGAGATCCCGTGCCCATAGAAGATATACCAGCTTTCCTGAAAGAAGCGCTCGTAGCGACTGAAGACCGAAATTTCTATAATCATATAGGAATAGATCTGAAAGGTATAATGCGCGCCATAATCAAGGATATAATGGCAGGTAAGTTTGTGGAAGGCGCCAGCACAATAACCCAGCAATTGACAAAAACACTCTTCCTTACTCCCAGGAAGACCCTGATGCGTAAAATCAAGGAAGCTTTATTGGCGTTGCAGCTTGAGAGGCGCTATACAAAAAATGAAATTCTCGAACTATACTTAAATCAAGTCTACTTTGGAAGCGGAGCTTACGGAGTGGAATCTGCAGCAAGGATTTTTTTCGAAAAATCAGTGAAAGAACTCAACCTTGCAGAGAGCGCCCTGATTGCAGGAATGCCCAAGGCTCCATCTGTATATTCTCCTCTGATTAATCCGGAACTTGCCATCAAGCGCAGAAATATCGTCTTAAAGCAGATGCTTCAAACTGATATAATAAACAAAAAGGCTTATAAAAACGCTATAAAAGAAGCTATGCATCCGGCAGCATCTGATCTTAAATCAGTTAAGGCTCCGTATTTTATAGGGTATATAAAAAAAATTCTGGAAAAAAATTTAAGCTCATCCATTCTTTACAAAGGCGGGCTTCGTATAACAACAACTCTTGCATATAATCTGCAGCAAAATGCCGAACATGCTGTTGCGCGTGGCCTCTCCGCACTTGAAAACAGGATGATAATAAACGGTATCAAGGAGCCGGCTCCCCAGGCCGCGCTCGTAGCCCTTGATGTCCGTACCGGGGGAATCTTGGCCATGGTTGGAGGAAAAGATTTTTATAAAAGCCCGTTTAACAGGGCCACATCTGCAAAAAGGCAGCCAGGTTCGGCATTCAAGCCGGTGATATATGCGCTTGCCATTGAACGGGGGTTCAGTCAAAACAGCATGATACTTGATGCGCCGGTTTTTTTTAAAGGTGTCGACAGGGACTGGAAACCGGAAAATTTTTCAAAAGATTACAAGGGAGAAATTACCTTTAGAAAGGCGCTTGCCCTTTCCAAAAATATACCTGCAGTGAGGCTGATGAAAAAACTGGGACCTTCCTCAGTTGTACAGTTTGCTCATTCTATGGGCATTGAATCATATATGCCGGCTGATCTTTCCTTGGCGCTCGGGACATCGGAAACAACCCTGCTTAATTTAACTTCCGTTTATGCGGTATTTCCCAATAAGGGCAACATGATCAAACCTTATGGAGTGATTGAAGTTTCCGACAGCAGTGGGCGAATCATCATGAGAGCGAAACCAAAAAAAAATGCCGCCATGTCGCGTGCCGGAGCAGCCATAATAACAGATATGCTCAGGGCGGTAGTCACAGAAGGCACCGGTAAAAAAGCAAAAAAACTAAGCCGACCGGTTGGCGGCAAAACCGGCACCACCAATAATTACAAAGACGCTCTGTTTATAGGTTTTTCTCCAACTGTTGCGGCAGGTGTGTGGGTTGGTCAGGACCGGATGGTTAATTTAGGCAAGGGAGAAACCGGGGCAAGAGCCGCTCTTCCAATATGGATAGATTTCATGGAGAAAATTCTGGAAGAAAGCCCTGCCTATTATTTTGATATGCCTGATGATGTGGTAAGGCTTTATATGGATACAGTTACAGGTGATATAAAATCCGAAGCAGAGCCAGGAACTGTAAGCTCTCTTTTTATAAAAAAATAG
- a CDS encoding DHH family phosphoesterase encodes MTKTAAEKLKGFYKQFSGKDRVLILINADPDAIASAMAVKRLLWRKVSEVTITNINVIKRPDNILLVRILGLDLINFHKIHLSEFDRFVIVDSQPEHNESFRQVKPDVVIDHHPVSSSGINFSDIRPEYGATATIMVEYLKAAKITPSAKLATGLYYAIKTDTNNFVRKTIIEDIRAFQFLYQHANLHMATRIEQADIKPEFLKYFSKALEHKVIKKRKVFAHLGKVINPDVCVLIADFFMRVSSVSWSIVSGIYNKKLVVIFRNDGFGRDAGHTAQKAFGDMGPAGGHKSMARAEIRFSDIKIDTSPETEIQEKEILKWIIKKILKT; translated from the coding sequence ATGACAAAAACTGCAGCGGAAAAACTAAAAGGCTTTTATAAACAATTTTCAGGCAAAGATCGCGTTCTTATTCTTATCAATGCCGATCCTGATGCCATTGCAAGCGCAATGGCTGTCAAAAGGCTGCTATGGCGGAAAGTCTCGGAAGTTACCATAACCAATATCAACGTGATTAAGCGTCCTGATAATATTTTGTTGGTGAGGATTTTAGGCCTGGATTTAATCAATTTTCATAAAATTCATTTAAGCGAATTTGATCGTTTTGTGATTGTGGATTCACAGCCTGAGCACAATGAGAGTTTCCGCCAGGTCAAACCGGATGTTGTAATTGATCATCACCCGGTTTCCTCCAGCGGGATCAATTTTTCAGATATTCGGCCTGAATACGGCGCAACTGCAACAATTATGGTTGAATATTTAAAGGCGGCCAAGATAACCCCTTCTGCCAAGCTTGCCACAGGCCTCTATTATGCCATTAAAACAGATACAAATAATTTTGTTCGTAAAACCATAATTGAAGACATACGTGCGTTTCAGTTTTTGTACCAACATGCCAACCTTCATATGGCTACAAGAATCGAACAGGCGGATATAAAACCTGAATTTCTTAAATACTTTTCAAAAGCCCTGGAGCATAAAGTAATTAAAAAAAGAAAGGTTTTTGCGCATCTTGGCAAAGTGATAAATCCCGACGTCTGTGTGCTTATAGCTGACTTTTTCATGAGAGTAAGTTCGGTGAGCTGGAGCATTGTTTCCGGTATTTATAATAAAAAGCTGGTTGTCATTTTCAGAAATGACGGCTTTGGCAGGGATGCTGGTCATACAGCTCAAAAAGCTTTCGGAGATATGGGGCCGGCCGGCGGACATAAGAGTATGGCCCGTGCTGAAATCCGGTTTAGTGATATAAAAATTGATACCAGCCCGGAGACAGAAATCCAGGAAAAAGAAATATTAAAATGGATAATAAAAAAAATTTTAAAAACATGA
- the rd gene encoding rubredoxin, which translates to MSKYVCELCGYVYNPAEGDPDNDVDPGTKFEDLPDGWECPVCGAGKSDFVKED; encoded by the coding sequence ATGTCTAAGTATGTATGCGAATTATGTGGCTATGTTTATAACCCGGCCGAGGGAGATCCTGACAACGATGTAGACCCCGGGACAAAATTTGAAGATCTGCCGGATGGCTGGGAGTGTCCTGTCTGCGGAGCCGGTAAGTCTGATTTCGTAAAAGAAGATTAA
- a CDS encoding class II fructose-bisphosphate aldolase: protein MSGQSVVNSKDFDNALKVGRPPNVVKLFPNSRALIVSGKFIDRAMIIKGNAMTIAANARSRLVLQGALQAAQRANAAVIIEIAKSEGGASAYCAVNYWNMAMIVDAVCNQLDITVPVAIHADHYGIKNDEDVQKARTEIPSMFDAGITSIAIDASHQPDDLNLLANIALNPMVPEWAGLETEVGEIKGKAGLSTVKEALFLIQGLNAHNIFPDWIALNNGTTHGIEASSQGIQIDLTTEIHNALEKYKVSGAQHGTSGNSSERLKKIASVTRTTKANVATALQMIAWGLEVNDYGNAILDDNGNFTKVKGDGLTAELWSEMVSYADSNGIKGGNYKKLNIVFENKILGQPAEIRSRMAGRVEDFVYNLLANVFNAADTAPICMDAILKAGSFNPGPRVNRIESPEEWTEEKIKKRASLITSDKGPDSDFDD from the coding sequence ATGTCTGGTCAATCAGTTGTAAATTCAAAAGATTTTGATAATGCACTCAAAGTCGGACGTCCGCCGAATGTGGTGAAACTGTTCCCCAACTCCAGGGCTCTTATAGTCAGCGGCAAATTTATAGACAGGGCGATGATCATAAAAGGCAATGCTATGACAATAGCGGCGAACGCCAGAAGCCGGCTTGTTTTACAGGGAGCCTTGCAGGCTGCTCAGAGGGCCAATGCCGCTGTAATTATTGAAATAGCAAAGTCGGAAGGCGGGGCCAGCGCGTACTGTGCCGTAAACTACTGGAACATGGCAATGATTGTTGATGCGGTCTGCAACCAGCTTGATATTACAGTTCCTGTGGCCATACATGCTGATCATTATGGAATAAAGAATGATGAAGATGTGCAAAAAGCAAGAACGGAGATTCCTTCAATGTTTGACGCAGGCATTACATCCATTGCCATAGATGCGTCGCATCAGCCCGATGACCTAAATCTGCTTGCCAATATTGCATTAAATCCAATGGTGCCGGAATGGGCGGGCCTTGAGACGGAAGTCGGTGAAATAAAAGGGAAGGCCGGGCTCTCAACTGTCAAAGAGGCTCTTTTTCTTATACAGGGTCTAAATGCTCATAATATTTTTCCGGACTGGATAGCATTAAATAATGGAACCACCCATGGAATCGAGGCGAGCTCGCAGGGCATCCAGATTGATTTAACAACGGAAATTCATAATGCTTTGGAAAAATATAAAGTCTCAGGCGCCCAGCACGGCACCTCCGGGAACAGCTCGGAAAGACTGAAAAAAATTGCCTCTGTTACAAGAACCACCAAGGCCAATGTGGCAACAGCGCTTCAGATGATTGCCTGGGGTCTGGAGGTTAATGATTATGGTAATGCCATACTCGATGATAACGGTAATTTTACCAAAGTTAAGGGAGACGGACTAACTGCTGAACTCTGGTCCGAGATGGTCTCCTATGCTGATAGCAACGGTATTAAAGGTGGTAATTACAAGAAACTGAATATAGTCTTTGAAAATAAAATTCTGGGACAGCCTGCCGAGATCAGGTCAAGAATGGCCGGGAGGGTAGAGGATTTTGTTTATAACCTCCTTGCAAATGTTTTTAATGCCGCTGATACAGCCCCTATCTGTATGGATGCCATACTAAAAGCCGGCTCATTCAATCCCGGTCCCCGGGTGAACAGAATTGAGTCTCCTGAAGAATGGACAGAGGAAAAGATCAAAAAGCGCGCTTCTTTAATCACAAGCGATAAGGGACCCGATAGCGATTTTGACGATTAA
- a CDS encoding DVU0298 family protein codes for MRNSYRKIKKVRELLRRDDFDKAVEEISRFPARKVVNQFISLLYSTDEKIQQRAVTAIGIVVSRLAVHDIESARVIMRRLMWSLNDESGGIGWGAPEAMAEIMTRNNKLADEYHKILISYAVPGANYLEHEGLQRSVQRGIKRLASKRPEVK; via the coding sequence ATGCGGAACAGCTACAGAAAAATAAAAAAAGTTCGGGAACTGCTCCGCCGGGATGATTTTGATAAAGCAGTTGAAGAGATAAGCAGATTTCCTGCAAGGAAAGTAGTAAATCAATTTATCTCTTTACTATACAGCACCGATGAAAAAATACAACAGCGGGCTGTAACTGCGATTGGTATTGTTGTTTCCAGGCTCGCAGTCCATGACATTGAATCTGCGCGTGTTATTATGCGCCGGCTTATGTGGAGCCTTAATGACGAGTCCGGCGGTATAGGCTGGGGGGCGCCTGAGGCGATGGCTGAAATAATGACGAGGAACAACAAACTCGCTGATGAATATCATAAAATCTTGATTTCATATGCTGTTCCAGGCGCTAATTATCTGGAGCACGAAGGTTTGCAAAGGAGCGTACAGAGAGGAATCAAAAGGCTTGCCTCCAAAAGGCCTGAAGTGAAATAA